From one Xyrauchen texanus isolate HMW12.3.18 chromosome 17, RBS_HiC_50CHRs, whole genome shotgun sequence genomic stretch:
- the LOC127658196 gene encoding patched domain-containing protein 3-like, whose amino-acid sequence MLKCKSNCIERPLSLVFEKLGRVIGRYPCVFLLLALYVAAALGAGFIFLNERQAYDIEDQFTPVNGPAKMERKIVEEYFPQSEEFSHLRLSSEGTYASLIIKELQGGNILTEEAFDEIIELDRDIKSIKTGNTFTSLCAQINGSCMTNAVLDIINNKPNIVSTPITYPIHNGTFLGTSIGGVELKAGSSEITSAKAIRLFYFLNEEKTKENSEWLNGFLKFFSNYTEMKAVHVSYFTSVSRQQELEASSDSVIPFFSITYCLAVNISILSCLRLDCVRTKVWVALSGVLSAGMAVLASFGLLLFCEMPFAMTVATAPFLILGIGVDDMFIMISCWQKTKVNDEVEDRLAETYKEAAVSITITTLTDVLSFYIGLLTPFRSVQSFCMYTSTAILFCYIFNITFFGACLALNGRREKGNKHWMTCMEVPKASDDDATGNICCVGGAYDKDTGTDLAMPMDLFFKNHYGPFLTKTWVKMFVCLLYAGYLAISIYGCFQIKEGLDLKSLAADGSYVGSYYDDEDKLFSAYGPNVMLVMTDKHFQYWNSTAQRNLDLCLEKFQNLSMVSKDSDISLISWLHAYLNLGSNSGVNLDEDTNFKMHLKDFLDVSGFSQDVNFTNNEIRASRMFIQTVNISTAVDEKDMLNAFRETAEQCGKSQTPIDLTVYHPAFIYFDQYAVIVSNTIQNVVVATCAMLVVSLLLIPNLLCSLWVTFAIASVIVGVTGFMALWDVSLDSVSMINLIICIGFSVDFSAHISYAFVSSEKPSANEKALDAVYKLGYPILQGAVSTIAGVVVLAATKSYIFRTFFKIMFLVIMFGAIHGVVFIPVFLTFFGICGQMSCTKQEKNTLCEVQSENSNRKIQQVATVMMARAKIEHNRQCTIQSHGSDRKHLQMATVMSWTTQLENGDSIDLDCY is encoded by the exons ATGTTGAAGTGTAAATCTAACTGCATTGAGAGGCCTCTGTCTCTGGTTTTTGAAAAGCTTGGTCGTGTTATTGGTAGATATCCATGCGTGTTTCTTCTATTAGCTTTATATGTAGCTGCAGCTCTTGGAGCTGGTTTTATATTTCTTAATGAGAGGCAGGCATATGATATCGAAGACCAGTTCACACCTGTAAATGGACCTGCCAAGATGGAGAGGAAGATTGTAGAGGAATATTTCCCTCAATCTGAAGAATTTTCTCACCTGCGACTTTCGTCTGAAGGAACTTATGCATCTTTGATCATTAAAGAATTGCAGGGAGGAAACATCTTGACTGAAGAAGCTTTTGATGAGATTATTGAGCTAGACAGGGATATCAAAAGTATTAAGACAGGAAACACTTTCACAAGCCTTTGTGCCCAAATAAATGGAAGTTGTATGACGAATGCTGTTTTAGACATCATAAATAACAAACCGAATATAGTTTCAACACCTATTACTTATCCCATACATAATGGCACATTTTTAGGAACGAGTATCGGTGGTGTTGAGCTAAAGGCAGGTAGCTCAGAGATAACCAGCGCAAAAGCAAtaagacttttttattttttaaatgaggaGAAAACAAAGGAGAACTCTGAATGGCTGAATGGTTTTCTTAAATTCTTCTCAAACTACACAGAGATGAAAGCG GTGCACGTGTCTTACTTCACATCAGTATCAAGACAGCAGGAGTTAGAAGCCAGTTCAGACTCTGTGATCCCCTTCTTCTCCATTACCTATTGCCTGGCTGTTAATATTTCAATTCTTTCTTGTCTGAG GTTAGACTGTGTAAGAACCAAAGTGTGGGTTGCATTGTCTGGTGTACTATCCGCTGGTATGGCTGTTCTTGCCAGTTTTGGATTGCTGCTCTTCTGTGAAATGCCTTTTGCCATGACAGTGGCCACTGCCCCCTTTCTCATTCTTG GTATTGGTGTTGATGATATGTTCATTATGATCTCCTGCTGGCAGAAGACAAAAGTTAATGATGAAGTTGAGGATCGCTTAGCAGAAACATATAAAGAGGCCGCTGTTTCCATCACCATTACCACACTGACAGATGTGCTCTCTTTCTACATTGGTCTCTTGACTCCGTTCCGCTCAGTGCAGTCTTTCTGCATGTACACAAGTACAGCGATTCTGTTCTGTTACATCTTCAACATCACATTCTTTGGtgcctgtcttgccctgaatGGAAGACGCGAGAAGGGTAATAAACACTGGATGACCTGCATGGAAGTCCCAAAAGCCAGTGACGATGATGCTACTGGTAATATTTGTTGTGTTGGTGGAGCTTATGATAAAGATACTGGCACTGATTTGGCCATGCCAATGGATTTATTCTTTAAAAACCATTACGGGCCTTTTCTGACAAAGACATGGGTaaagatgtttgtgtgtttgctctATGCAGGATATTTGGCCATCAGCATCTACGGATGCTTCCAAATAAAGGAGGGACTTGATCTGAAAAGTTTAGCAGCAGATGGCTCATATGTTGGTAGTTACTATGATGATGAAGATAAATTATTTTCTGCTTATGGCCCCAATGTCATGTTAGTTATGACTGATAAACATTTTCAGTACTGGAATTCAACTGCACAAAGAAATCTTGACTTGTGTTTGGAAAAGTTTCAGAATCTGTCAATGGTTTCTAAAGATTCAGACATTTCACTTATTTCCTGGCTTCATGCATACTTGAATTTGGGAAGTAATTCTGGTGTAAATTTAGATGAAGATACGAacttcaaaatgcatttaaaggaCTTTCTTGATGTTTCTGGTTTTAGTCAAGATGTCAACTTCACTAACAATGAAATTCGTGCATCACGCATGTTCATTCAGACAGTGAACATCAGCACAGCTGTAGATGAGAAGGACATGCTGAATGCATTCAGAGAAACAGCAGAACAATGTGGAAAGTCTCAGACACCCATTGACCTAACAGTGTACCACCCTGCATTTATCTACTTTGACCAATATGCTGTCATTGTCAGTAACACAATCCAAAATGTAGTAGTTGCTACGTGTGCAATGTTAGTTGTTTCACTCCTGTTGATCCCAAATCTTCTATGTTCTCTCTGGGTCACATTTGCCATTGCATCTGTTATTGTGGGTGTGACTGGTTTTATGGCATTATGGGATGTTAGTTTAGACTCAGTTTCTATGATTAATCTTATTATTTGCATTGGATTTTCGGTGGACTTCTCTGCTCACATTTCCTATGCTTTTGTGTCCAGTGAAAAACCCTCAGCAAACGAGAAAGCCTTAGATGCCGTCTATAAACTGGGTTATCCAATATTACAAGGTGCCGTGTCCACTATTGCAGGTGTAGTTGTGCTCGCAGCCACAAAAAGCTACATTTTCAGAACCTTCTTTAAAATCATGTTCTTAGTCATTATGTTTGGAGCCATCCATGGGGTCGTTTTCATACCTGTGTTTCTTACCTTCTTTGGCATTTGTGGCCAGATGTCTTGTACCAAACAAGAAAAGAATACACTGTGTGAAGTCCAATCTGAGAACAGCAACAGAAAGATTCAGCAAGTGGCAACCGTAATGATGGCTAGAGCCAAAATTGAACATAATCGACAGTGTACAATTCAATCTCATGGTAGTGACCGTAAGCATCTGCAAATGGCAACAGTAATGAGTTGGACAACACAACTGGAGAATGGGGATTCTATTGATCTTGATTGTTACTGA